A section of the Metabacillus endolithicus genome encodes:
- the glmS gene encoding glutamine--fructose-6-phosphate transaminase (isomerizing) — protein sequence MCGIVGYIGKQDSKEILLKGLEKLEYRGYDSAGIAAMNQDGVHIFKEKGRIAKLREIVDEKVEATTGIGHTRWATHGVPSQVNAHPHQSTSSRFTLVHNGVIENYSIIKREHLTGVDFKSDTDTEIIVQVIEKFVHEGLEVEEAFRQTLSILKGSYAIALLDEQNPDMIYVAKNKSPLLVGLGDGSFNVVASDAMAMLQVTDQYVEIMDKEMVFVERETVTIKDLKGNVIERAPYKAELDASDIEKGTYPHYMLKEIDEQPLVTRKIIAKYRNENGGLTVDEDIVNAVNAADRIYIIAAGTSYHAGLIGKQFIENWVKIPVEVHIASEFSYNMPLLSANPLFIFISQSGETADSRSVLVQIKELGHKALTVTNVPGSTLSREADYTMLLHAGPEIAVASTKAYTAQLAVLSILAAVAAEGKGRSLEFDLTKELGIVANAMEVLCDQKEEMEEIAKEYFATTRNAFFIGRSVDYYVGLEGALKLKEISYIQAEGFAGGELKHGTIALIENGTPIIALSTQEHVNLSIRGNVKEVVARGANPCIISMKGLEEEDDRFVLPLVHEQLAPLVSVVPLQLISYYAALHRGCDVDKPRNLAKSVTVE from the coding sequence ATGTGCGGAATCGTTGGTTATATTGGCAAACAGGACTCTAAAGAAATTTTATTAAAAGGCTTAGAAAAATTAGAATACCGTGGATATGATTCAGCAGGTATTGCTGCTATGAATCAAGATGGTGTTCATATTTTTAAGGAAAAGGGTCGTATTGCTAAGCTACGTGAAATCGTTGATGAAAAAGTTGAAGCAACTACTGGGATTGGTCATACTAGATGGGCAACACACGGTGTTCCAAGTCAAGTAAATGCACATCCACATCAAAGTACTTCATCAAGATTTACACTTGTTCATAACGGTGTTATTGAGAATTACTCAATCATAAAGCGTGAACATTTAACTGGTGTTGATTTTAAAAGTGACACAGACACAGAAATTATTGTTCAAGTGATTGAGAAATTTGTTCATGAAGGATTAGAGGTTGAAGAAGCGTTCCGTCAAACGTTATCAATCTTAAAAGGCTCATACGCAATTGCGTTATTAGATGAGCAAAATCCGGATATGATCTATGTAGCTAAAAATAAAAGTCCACTACTTGTTGGTTTAGGAGACGGCAGCTTTAATGTTGTTGCTTCAGATGCAATGGCAATGCTGCAAGTGACAGATCAATACGTAGAGATTATGGATAAAGAAATGGTGTTCGTTGAACGCGAAACAGTTACGATTAAAGATTTAAAAGGTAACGTAATTGAACGTGCTCCTTATAAAGCAGAGCTTGACGCAAGCGATATTGAAAAGGGCACATATCCTCACTACATGTTAAAAGAAATTGATGAACAGCCATTAGTAACGAGAAAAATCATTGCAAAATACCGTAATGAAAATGGTGGTTTAACGGTTGATGAAGATATCGTAAATGCAGTTAATGCAGCAGATCGAATTTATATTATTGCAGCGGGAACTAGTTACCATGCTGGTTTAATTGGAAAGCAGTTTATCGAAAATTGGGTTAAGATTCCAGTAGAAGTGCATATTGCAAGTGAGTTTTCTTATAATATGCCATTATTATCAGCAAATCCATTATTTATCTTTATCTCACAAAGTGGTGAAACTGCAGATAGCCGCTCAGTGCTGGTACAAATTAAAGAACTAGGTCATAAGGCGTTAACGGTAACGAATGTGCCTGGATCTACTTTATCTCGTGAAGCGGATTATACGATGTTATTACATGCAGGTCCTGAAATTGCTGTTGCTTCTACAAAAGCATATACAGCACAATTAGCTGTTCTTTCCATTCTTGCAGCAGTTGCAGCTGAAGGAAAAGGCCGCTCATTGGAATTTGATTTAACAAAAGAACTTGGTATTGTAGCAAATGCAATGGAAGTACTTTGTGATCAAAAAGAAGAAATGGAAGAAATTGCAAAGGAATACTTTGCAACAACTCGAAATGCTTTCTTTATCGGACGCTCTGTAGACTATTATGTTGGCTTAGAAGGTGCGTTAAAGCTGAAAGAAATCTCTTACATTCAAGCAGAAGGTTTTGCTGGTGGAGAATTAAAGCATGGTACAATTGCTCTTATTGAGAATGGTACACCAATTATTGCTTTATCAACTCAAGAACATGTCAACCTAAGTATTCGTGGGAATGTAAAGGAAGTTGTGGCACGTGGTGCAAATCCATGTATCATTTCTATGAAAGGCTTAGAAGAAGAAGACGATCGCTTCGTTCTTCCACTTGTTCATGAACAGCTTGCACCTCTAGTATCAGTAGTACCACTACAACTGATCTCTTACTATGCAGCATTACACCGTGGCTGTGACGTTGATAAGCCACGTAACCTTGCTAAAAGTGTTACAGTTGAGTAA
- a CDS encoding MIP/aquaporin family protein, which produces MSAFLGEVIGTMILIIFGGGVVGGVVLNKSKAQDSGWIVITLGWGFAVAFGAYAVGSVSGAHLNPAVTIGFASVGEFPWADVPSYIAGQMIGAILGATIVWLYYYPHWQATEDKAAKLAVFSTDPAIAHTPSNFISEVLGTAVLIFGLLSIGANEFTEGLNPIIVGFFITAIGLSLGGTTGYAINPARDLGPRIAHFLLPIAGKGSSNWKYAWIPVIGPIVGGVLGAQFHHAVFVGGSNNALYILIGILAVIALVVKVSQSNKGFEAKKQEVM; this is translated from the coding sequence GTGTCAGCATTTTTAGGGGAAGTTATAGGAACAATGATTTTGATTATTTTCGGTGGTGGTGTAGTAGGTGGTGTTGTGCTTAATAAATCAAAAGCACAAGACTCTGGTTGGATTGTCATTACTTTAGGTTGGGGGTTTGCAGTAGCATTTGGAGCTTATGCGGTTGGAAGTGTAAGCGGTGCACACTTAAATCCAGCTGTTACAATTGGTTTTGCTTCCGTTGGTGAATTCCCGTGGGCTGATGTTCCATCATATATCGCAGGGCAAATGATTGGGGCAATTCTCGGTGCTACAATTGTATGGTTATATTATTACCCACACTGGCAGGCAACAGAAGATAAAGCTGCTAAATTAGCGGTTTTTTCTACAGACCCAGCCATTGCACATACACCTTCTAACTTTATAAGTGAAGTGTTAGGTACAGCGGTTTTAATTTTTGGTCTCTTATCAATTGGTGCTAACGAGTTTACAGAAGGGTTAAATCCGATCATTGTTGGTTTCTTTATCACAGCCATTGGTTTATCACTAGGTGGTACAACAGGTTATGCCATTAATCCAGCACGTGACTTAGGTCCACGTATTGCACACTTCTTACTCCCGATTGCAGGGAAAGGTTCTTCTAACTGGAAATATGCGTGGATTCCTGTTATCGGTCCAATCGTTGGTGGTGTTCTTGGTGCTCAATTTCATCACGCTGTGTTTGTTGGTGGATCTAATAACGCCCTTTATATTTTAATAGGAATATTAGCAGTTATTGCGTTAGTTGTAAAAGTATCTCAATCAAATAAAGGATTTGAAGCAAAAAAACAAGAAGTAATGTAA
- the glpK gene encoding glycerol kinase GlpK — protein MEKKYILALDQGTTSSRAILFNKKGEIVEVAQREFPQYFPKPGWVEHNPQEIWSSILAVIAEVLAKKDISPKEIASIGITNQRETAVVWDRETGKPVYNAIVWQSRQTADICEELKEKGYNDLFREKTGLLIDAYFSGTKVKWILDHVEGARERANEGKLLFGTIDTWLIWKLSGGQKHVTDYTNASRTLMYNIYNLEWDKEILDILDIPQSMLPEVCSSSEVYAETVDYHFFGEAVPIAGVAGDQQAALFGQACYEKGMAKNTYGTGCFMLMNTGEKAVPSANGLLTTIAWGIDGKVEYALEGSIFVAGSAIQWLRDGIKMIENAPQSEDYASKVDSTDGVYVVPAFVGLGTPYWDSDARGAVFGLTRGTTKEHFVRATLESLAYQTKDVLTAMEADSGIELKKLRVDGGAVKNNMLMHFQSDLLNVPVERPVINETTALGAAYLAGLAVGFWKDREEIASQWKVDQSFDPTMDEDQRNELYEGWQEARQQ, from the coding sequence ATGGAAAAGAAATATATATTAGCGTTAGATCAGGGTACAACGAGCTCTAGAGCGATTTTATTTAATAAAAAGGGTGAAATTGTTGAGGTAGCTCAAAGAGAGTTTCCGCAGTATTTTCCTAAACCAGGCTGGGTGGAACATAATCCACAAGAAATTTGGAGCTCAATCTTAGCAGTTATTGCAGAAGTGCTTGCTAAAAAGGATATATCGCCAAAAGAAATTGCTAGTATTGGAATTACGAATCAACGTGAAACAGCTGTTGTATGGGACCGTGAGACTGGAAAGCCTGTCTACAATGCTATTGTCTGGCAATCAAGACAAACAGCGGACATTTGTGAAGAGTTAAAAGAAAAAGGTTATAATGATCTTTTTCGTGAAAAAACAGGATTATTAATAGATGCCTATTTTTCAGGAACAAAGGTAAAATGGATTCTTGATCATGTTGAAGGTGCAAGAGAAAGAGCGAACGAAGGGAAACTTTTATTTGGAACAATTGATACATGGTTGATATGGAAACTATCAGGTGGGCAGAAGCATGTTACTGATTATACAAATGCGTCTAGAACACTTATGTATAATATATACAATCTAGAATGGGATAAAGAAATCCTAGACATTCTAGATATTCCACAATCAATGCTACCTGAAGTTTGTTCTTCATCAGAAGTTTATGCAGAAACAGTTGATTATCACTTTTTTGGTGAAGCTGTTCCAATTGCAGGGGTGGCAGGTGACCAGCAGGCTGCATTGTTTGGGCAGGCCTGCTATGAAAAAGGAATGGCGAAAAACACATATGGAACAGGCTGCTTTATGTTAATGAATACAGGTGAAAAAGCAGTTCCATCTGCAAATGGATTGTTAACAACAATTGCTTGGGGCATTGATGGGAAAGTGGAGTATGCTCTAGAAGGAAGTATCTTTGTTGCAGGATCTGCGATTCAATGGTTACGTGATGGAATTAAAATGATTGAGAATGCTCCACAATCTGAAGACTATGCTTCAAAAGTTGATTCGACTGATGGCGTATACGTGGTTCCTGCTTTCGTAGGATTAGGTACACCTTATTGGGATAGTGATGCACGAGGTGCGGTGTTTGGTTTAACTCGTGGAACAACGAAAGAACATTTTGTACGTGCAACCCTTGAATCTCTTGCTTATCAAACAAAGGATGTCTTAACAGCAATGGAAGCAGACTCAGGAATTGAACTGAAAAAATTACGCGTAGATGGTGGAGCAGTGAAAAACAATATGCTCATGCATTTCCAAAGTGATCTTCTCAATGTTCCTGTAGAACGTCCAGTTATAAATGAAACAACAGCTTTAGGAGCTGCATATTTAGCAGGTTTAGCAGTAGGCTTCTGGAAGGACCGTGAAGAAATTGCCTCACAATGGAAGGTAGATCAATCATTTGACCCTACTATGGATGAGGATCAAAGAAATGAGTTATATGAAGGCTGGCAGGAAGCAAGGCAACAATGA
- a CDS encoding glycerol-3-phosphate dehydrogenase/oxidase, translating to MTQFSSINRSKYLEEMEANSLDLLVIGGGITGTGIALDAQVRGLKTGLIEMQDFAAGTSSRSTKLVHGGLRYLKQFEVKLVAEVGKERAIVYENAPHVTTPVWMMLPIIENGTFGKFSTSIGLKVYDYLAGVKKVERRKMLNKTNSIEREPLLREQGLKGSGVYVEYRTDDARLTLEVMKEAVNRGVLAANYTKAEEFIYNKGKVIGVHIQDLLTGEKRKIYAKKIVNAAGPWVDTLREKDKSKKGKYLHLTKGVHLVIDSSRFPLKEAVYFDTPFKDGRMMFAIPRDNKAYVGTTDTNYKGSISHPRMTVEDRDYILKATNYMFPNLNLTTNDVESSWVGLRPLIHEEGKDPSEISRKDEIFVSPTGLVTIAGGKLTGYRKMAEGVVNLVLEELRGKNYPACTTDRIVLSGGDVGGSNQYPTFVKEQVQKGINLGLTEEEATKLVKRYGSNISALYEVIKHSGHEAETAGLSLEVYASLIYGIEQEMVGTLCDFFIRRTSALFFDINWVIKWKEPVTKYMATIFSWSLEEEQRFRDELAKHIYDATVPVEYDEDEHPHAKSV from the coding sequence ATGACACAGTTTTCTAGCATAAATCGTTCAAAATATTTAGAAGAAATGGAAGCAAACTCTTTGGATCTACTAGTTATCGGTGGGGGAATTACAGGAACAGGAATTGCTTTAGATGCCCAGGTTCGTGGTTTAAAAACCGGATTGATTGAGATGCAGGATTTTGCTGCAGGTACCTCTAGCCGATCTACAAAACTAGTACATGGAGGCTTACGCTATTTAAAACAATTTGAGGTAAAGCTGGTAGCAGAGGTTGGGAAAGAGCGGGCAATTGTCTATGAAAATGCCCCTCATGTCACAACACCTGTCTGGATGATGTTGCCGATCATTGAAAATGGAACATTCGGTAAGTTTTCCACTTCTATAGGCCTAAAAGTTTATGATTATTTAGCCGGAGTTAAGAAGGTTGAAAGAAGGAAAATGCTGAATAAAACAAATTCAATCGAACGCGAGCCTCTCTTACGTGAACAGGGTTTAAAGGGATCTGGGGTGTATGTTGAGTATCGAACAGATGATGCGCGATTAACATTAGAAGTAATGAAAGAAGCGGTAAACAGAGGGGTTTTGGCTGCAAATTATACAAAAGCAGAAGAATTTATTTATAACAAAGGGAAAGTTATTGGAGTTCACATTCAGGATTTACTAACTGGTGAGAAGCGGAAAATTTACGCAAAGAAAATCGTAAATGCTGCAGGGCCATGGGTTGATACGTTAAGAGAGAAAGATAAATCAAAGAAAGGGAAATATTTGCACTTAACAAAAGGTGTTCACCTTGTAATTGATTCGTCACGTTTTCCTTTAAAAGAGGCTGTGTATTTTGATACGCCTTTTAAAGACGGTAGAATGATGTTTGCTATACCACGTGATAACAAAGCATATGTAGGCACAACTGATACAAATTACAAAGGCTCAATTAGCCACCCAAGAATGACAGTAGAGGACAGAGATTATATTCTAAAAGCTACTAATTATATGTTTCCCAATCTAAACTTAACAACGAATGATGTTGAATCAAGCTGGGTAGGCTTACGTCCGCTTATTCACGAAGAAGGAAAAGATCCTTCAGAGATTTCTAGAAAAGATGAAATCTTTGTCTCACCAACCGGCTTAGTGACAATTGCTGGAGGGAAGCTAACAGGTTATCGCAAAATGGCGGAAGGTGTTGTAAACCTTGTATTAGAAGAACTAAGAGGAAAAAATTATCCCGCATGTACCACAGACAGGATTGTTCTTTCGGGTGGAGATGTTGGTGGTTCTAACCAATATCCTACTTTCGTGAAAGAACAGGTTCAAAAAGGGATAAATTTAGGTTTAACAGAGGAAGAAGCAACGAAGCTAGTAAAACGATATGGATCAAACATTTCTGCCCTCTATGAAGTAATCAAACATAGTGGACATGAAGCGGAGACTGCTGGACTTTCGTTAGAAGTATATGCATCCCTTATTTATGGAATTGAACAAGAAATGGTAGGAACACTATGTGATTTCTTCATTAGAAGAACTAGTGCCCTTTTCTTTGATATAAATTGGGTAATCAAGTGGAAAGAACCGGTTACAAAGTACATGGCAACTATTTTCTCTTGGTCGCTTGAAGAAGAACAACGTTTCCGCGATGAGCTAGCAAAGCACATATATGATGCAACTGTTCCTGTAGAATATGATGA